A genomic window from Nematostella vectensis chromosome 9, jaNemVect1.1, whole genome shotgun sequence includes:
- the LOC5517231 gene encoding uncharacterized protein LOC5517231 isoform X1 yields the protein MARKPSSNLVNLVLLTVACISPRFSECELEVSKRESLFLIENGVKSITNIYKSVYVVDAFECSARCMAEANCSSVNYHDGKAPMNLCEMIATTGQQLTTKASAHARMTRIENLCERDSCSASAKCHVVYGQETPSCECPAGFTGRDCELPKTMKIVVRSECTDDPGKIGSHGIALMQVDGKDFSINQRGHHVASFTMAGTLISKTCFDTYGDPSAGAKMRDNITALPVNTLILIAIRDTGNSFVTDAHDALRSIGAKDPLTPAFRASWWLIGHKGGSRDWVKQGGADQFKGPSGGNTSIPREGCFLNGHPTDKWCYP from the exons ATGGCGAGAAAGCCATCCTCGAATCTTGTGAACCTCGTGCTCTTAACAGTGGCTTGTATCTCTCCAAGATTCAGCGAGTGTGAATTGGAAGTCAGTAAAAGGGAAAGTCTCTTTCTTATAGAAAATG GGGTTAAATCAATTACTAACATCTACAAGTCCGTCTATGTCGTGGACGCTTTCGAGTGCAGCGCGCGATGCATGGCCGAGGCTAACTGCTCCTCCGTAAACTACCACGATGGCAAAGCTCCCATGAACCTTTGCGAAATGATCGCTACCACGGGTCAGCAACTCACCACAAAAGCAAGTGCGCACGCACGTATGACAAGAATCGAG aatttgtGCGAGAGAGACTCGTGCTCAGCCAGCGCCAAGTGTCACGTGGTCTACGGACAGGAAACTCCCAGCTGCGAGTGTCCCGCGGGATTCACGGGACGAGACTGCGAGCTTC CCAAAacgatgaagattgtggttcGATCGGAATGCACTGACGATCCTGGTAAAATCGGATCACACGGGATAGCCTTGATGCAGGTAGATGGAAAAGATTTCTCGATCAAC CAAAGGGGGCACCACGTCGCATCATTCACGATGGCCGGTACCCTGATCTCCAAAACTTGCTTTGACACATACGGTGATCCATCAGCGGGCGCAAAAATGCGGGACAACATCACAGCACTTCCGGTAAACACCCTTATCCTCATCGCCATCCGGGATACAGGGAACAGCTTCGTCACAGATGCCCATGATGCACTGCGGTCGATCGGCGCCAAAGATCCCCTGACTCCGGCTTTTCGAGCCTCGTGGTGGCTGATCGGTCACAAGGGGGGATCACGTGATTGGGTGAAACAGGGGGGTGCCGACCAATTCAAAGGGCCGTCAGGAGGGAACACGAGTATCCCCAGGGAGGGGTGCTTTCTTAACGGCCATCCGACGGACAAGTGGTGTTATCCGTGA
- the LOC5517231 gene encoding uncharacterized protein LOC5517231 isoform X6, with amino-acid sequence MAEANCSSVNYHDGKAPMNLCEMIATTGQQLTTKASAHARMTRIENLCERDSCSASAKCHVVYGQETPSCECPAGFTGRDCELPKTMKIVVRSECTDDPGKIGSHGIALMQVDGKDFSINQRGHHVASFTMAGTLISKTCFDTYGDPSAGAKMRDNITALPVNTLILIAIRDTGNSFVTDAHDALRSIGAKDPLTPAFRASWWLIGHKGGSRDWVKQGGADQFKGPSGGNTSIPREGCFLNGHPTDKWCYP; translated from the exons ATGGCCGAGGCTAACTGCTCCTCCGTAAACTACCACGATGGCAAAGCTCCCATGAACCTTTGCGAAATGATCGCTACCACGGGTCAGCAACTCACCACAAAAGCAAGTGCGCACGCACGTATGACAAGAATCGAG aatttgtGCGAGAGAGACTCGTGCTCAGCCAGCGCCAAGTGTCACGTGGTCTACGGACAGGAAACTCCCAGCTGCGAGTGTCCCGCGGGATTCACGGGACGAGACTGCGAGCTTC CCAAAacgatgaagattgtggttcGATCGGAATGCACTGACGATCCTGGTAAAATCGGATCACACGGGATAGCCTTGATGCAGGTAGATGGAAAAGATTTCTCGATCAAC CAAAGGGGGCACCACGTCGCATCATTCACGATGGCCGGTACCCTGATCTCCAAAACTTGCTTTGACACATACGGTGATCCATCAGCGGGCGCAAAAATGCGGGACAACATCACAGCACTTCCGGTAAACACCCTTATCCTCATCGCCATCCGGGATACAGGGAACAGCTTCGTCACAGATGCCCATGATGCACTGCGGTCGATCGGCGCCAAAGATCCCCTGACTCCGGCTTTTCGAGCCTCGTGGTGGCTGATCGGTCACAAGGGGGGATCACGTGATTGGGTGAAACAGGGGGGTGCCGACCAATTCAAAGGGCCGTCAGGAGGGAACACGAGTATCCCCAGGGAGGGGTGCTTTCTTAACGGCCATCCGACGGACAAGTGGTGTTATCCGTGA
- the LOC5517231 gene encoding uncharacterized protein LOC5517231 isoform X2, translated as MREVSAKLAFLAALCFFVGYCLSEDDVRKKETLFLVENGVKSITNIYKSVYVVDAFECSARCMAEANCSSVNYHDGKAPMNLCEMIATTGQQLTTKASAHARMTRIENLCERDSCSASAKCHVVYGQETPSCECPAGFTGRDCELPKTMKIVVRSECTDDPGKIGSHGIALMQVDGKDFSINQRGHHVASFTMAGTLISKTCFDTYGDPSAGAKMRDNITALPVNTLILIAIRDTGNSFVTDAHDALRSIGAKDPLTPAFRASWWLIGHKGGSRDWVKQGGADQFKGPSGGNTSIPREGCFLNGHPTDKWCYP; from the exons ATGAGGGAAGTTTCAGCAAAGTTGGCGTTTTTGGCGGCGCTATGCTTTTTTGTCGGGTATTGCTTGAGCGAAGATGAtgtaagaaagaaagaaacgTTGTTCCTTGTGGAAAATG GGGTTAAATCAATTACTAACATCTACAAGTCCGTCTATGTCGTGGACGCTTTCGAGTGCAGCGCGCGATGCATGGCCGAGGCTAACTGCTCCTCCGTAAACTACCACGATGGCAAAGCTCCCATGAACCTTTGCGAAATGATCGCTACCACGGGTCAGCAACTCACCACAAAAGCAAGTGCGCACGCACGTATGACAAGAATCGAG aatttgtGCGAGAGAGACTCGTGCTCAGCCAGCGCCAAGTGTCACGTGGTCTACGGACAGGAAACTCCCAGCTGCGAGTGTCCCGCGGGATTCACGGGACGAGACTGCGAGCTTC CCAAAacgatgaagattgtggttcGATCGGAATGCACTGACGATCCTGGTAAAATCGGATCACACGGGATAGCCTTGATGCAGGTAGATGGAAAAGATTTCTCGATCAAC CAAAGGGGGCACCACGTCGCATCATTCACGATGGCCGGTACCCTGATCTCCAAAACTTGCTTTGACACATACGGTGATCCATCAGCGGGCGCAAAAATGCGGGACAACATCACAGCACTTCCGGTAAACACCCTTATCCTCATCGCCATCCGGGATACAGGGAACAGCTTCGTCACAGATGCCCATGATGCACTGCGGTCGATCGGCGCCAAAGATCCCCTGACTCCGGCTTTTCGAGCCTCGTGGTGGCTGATCGGTCACAAGGGGGGATCACGTGATTGGGTGAAACAGGGGGGTGCCGACCAATTCAAAGGGCCGTCAGGAGGGAACACGAGTATCCCCAGGGAGGGGTGCTTTCTTAACGGCCATCCGACGGACAAGTGGTGTTATCCGTGA
- the LOC5517231 gene encoding uncharacterized protein LOC5517231 isoform X5, whose amino-acid sequence MARKPSSNLVNLVLLTVACISPRFSECELEVSKRESLFLIENGVKSITNIYKSVYVVDAFECSARCMAEANCSSVNYHDGKAPMNLCEMIATTGQQLTTKASAHARMTRIENLCERDSCSASAKCHVVYGQETPSCECPAGFTGRDCELPKTMKIVVRSECTDDPGKIGSHGIALMQQRGHHVASFTMAGTLISKTCFDTYGDPSAGAKMRDNITALPVNTLILIAIRDTGNSFVTDAHDALRSIGAKDPLTPAFRASWWLIGHKGGSRDWVKQGGADQFKGPSGGNTSIPREGCFLNGHPTDKWCYP is encoded by the exons ATGGCGAGAAAGCCATCCTCGAATCTTGTGAACCTCGTGCTCTTAACAGTGGCTTGTATCTCTCCAAGATTCAGCGAGTGTGAATTGGAAGTCAGTAAAAGGGAAAGTCTCTTTCTTATAGAAAATG GGGTTAAATCAATTACTAACATCTACAAGTCCGTCTATGTCGTGGACGCTTTCGAGTGCAGCGCGCGATGCATGGCCGAGGCTAACTGCTCCTCCGTAAACTACCACGATGGCAAAGCTCCCATGAACCTTTGCGAAATGATCGCTACCACGGGTCAGCAACTCACCACAAAAGCAAGTGCGCACGCACGTATGACAAGAATCGAG aatttgtGCGAGAGAGACTCGTGCTCAGCCAGCGCCAAGTGTCACGTGGTCTACGGACAGGAAACTCCCAGCTGCGAGTGTCCCGCGGGATTCACGGGACGAGACTGCGAGCTTC CCAAAacgatgaagattgtggttcGATCGGAATGCACTGACGATCCTGGTAAAATCGGATCACACGGGATAGCCTTGATGCAG CAAAGGGGGCACCACGTCGCATCATTCACGATGGCCGGTACCCTGATCTCCAAAACTTGCTTTGACACATACGGTGATCCATCAGCGGGCGCAAAAATGCGGGACAACATCACAGCACTTCCGGTAAACACCCTTATCCTCATCGCCATCCGGGATACAGGGAACAGCTTCGTCACAGATGCCCATGATGCACTGCGGTCGATCGGCGCCAAAGATCCCCTGACTCCGGCTTTTCGAGCCTCGTGGTGGCTGATCGGTCACAAGGGGGGATCACGTGATTGGGTGAAACAGGGGGGTGCCGACCAATTCAAAGGGCCGTCAGGAGGGAACACGAGTATCCCCAGGGAGGGGTGCTTTCTTAACGGCCATCCGACGGACAAGTGGTGTTATCCGTGA
- the LOC5517231 gene encoding uncharacterized protein LOC5517231 isoform X3, whose amino-acid sequence MARKPSSNLVNLVLLTVACISPRFSECELEVSKRESLFLIENGVKSITDSYKSVYVADAFECSARCMAEANCSSVNYHDGKAPMNLCEMIADTGQQLTTKASAHARMTRIENLCERDSCSASAKCHVVYGLETPSCECPAGFTGRDCELPKTMKIVVRSEGDNDPGQIGSHGIVDGKDFSVNQRGHNVASFTMAGSLISKTCFDTYGDPSAGAKMRDYITALPDNTLILIAIRDTGNSYVTDAHEALRSIGAKDPLTPAFRASWWLIGHKGGSRDWVKQGGADQFKGPSGGNTSIPREGCFLNGHPTEEWCYL is encoded by the exons ATGGCGAGAAAGCCATCCTCGAATCTTGTGAACCTCGTGCTCTTAACAGTGGCTTGTATCTCTCCAAGATTCAGCGAGTGTGAATTGGAAGTCAGTAAAAGGGAAAGTCTCTTTCTTATAGAAAATG GGGTTAAATCAATTACCGACTCCTACAAGTCCGTCTATGTCGCGGATGCTTTCGAGTGTAGCGCGCGATGCATGGCCGAGGCTAACTGCTCCTCCGTAAACTACCACGATGGCAAAGCTCCCATGAACCTTTGCGAAATGATCGCAGACACGGGTCAGCAACTTACCACAAAAGCAAGTGCGCATGCACGAATGACAAGAATCGAG aatttgtGTGAGAGGGACTCGTGTTCAGCCAGCGCTAAGTGTCACGTGGTCTACGGGCTGGAAACTCCCAGCTGCGAGTGTCCCGCGGGGTTCACGGGACGAGACTGCGAGCTTC CAAAGACGATGAAAATTGTGGTTCGATCGGAAGGCGATAATGATCCTGGTCAAATTGGATCACACGGGATAGTAGATGGAAAAGACTTCTCGGTCAAC CAAAGGGGGCACAACGTCGCATCATTCACGATGGCCGGTTCCCTGATCTCCAAAACTTGCTTTGACACATACGGTGATCCATCAGCGGGCGCAAAAATGCGGGACTACATCACAGCACTTCCGGACAACACCCTTATCCTCATCGCCATTCGGGATACAGGGAACAGCTACGTCACAGATGCCCATGAGGCACTGCGGTCGATCGGCGCCAAAGATCCCCTGACTCCGGCTTTTCGAGCCTCGTGGTGGCTGATTGGTCACAAGGGGGGATCACGTGATTGGGTGAAGCAGGGAGGTGCTGACCAATTCAAAGGGCCGTCAGGGGGAAACACGAGTATCCCCAGGGAGGGGTGCTTTCTTAACGGCCATCCGACGGAAGAGTGGTGTTATCTGTGA
- the LOC5517231 gene encoding uncharacterized protein LOC5517231 isoform X4, whose protein sequence is MREVSAKLAFLAALCFFVGCCLSEDDVTKKETLFLVENGVKSITDSYKSVYVADAFECSARCMAEANCSSVNYHDGKAPMNLCEMIADTGQQLTTKASAHARMTRIENLCERDSCSASAKCHVVYGLETPSCECPAGFTGRDCELPKTMKIVVRSEGDNDPGQIGSHGIVDGKDFSVNQRGHNVASFTMAGSLISKTCFDTYGDPSAGAKMRDYITALPDNTLILIAIRDTGNSYVTDAHEALRSIGAKDPLTPAFRASWWLIGHKGGSRDWVKQGGADQFKGPSGGNTSIPREGCFLNGHPTEEWCYL, encoded by the exons ATGAGGGAAGTTTCAGCAAAGTTGGCGTTTTTGGCGGCGCTATGCTTTTTTGTTGGGTGTTGCTTAAGCGAAGATGATGtcacaaagaaagaaacgTTGTTTCTTGTGGAAAATG GGGTTAAATCAATTACCGACTCCTACAAGTCCGTCTATGTCGCGGATGCTTTCGAGTGTAGCGCGCGATGCATGGCCGAGGCTAACTGCTCCTCCGTAAACTACCACGATGGCAAAGCTCCCATGAACCTTTGCGAAATGATCGCAGACACGGGTCAGCAACTTACCACAAAAGCAAGTGCGCATGCACGAATGACAAGAATCGAG aatttgtGTGAGAGGGACTCGTGTTCAGCCAGCGCTAAGTGTCACGTGGTCTACGGGCTGGAAACTCCCAGCTGCGAGTGTCCCGCGGGGTTCACGGGACGAGACTGCGAGCTTC CAAAGACGATGAAAATTGTGGTTCGATCGGAAGGCGATAATGATCCTGGTCAAATTGGATCACACGGGATAGTAGATGGAAAAGACTTCTCGGTCAAC CAAAGGGGGCACAACGTCGCATCATTCACGATGGCCGGTTCCCTGATCTCCAAAACTTGCTTTGACACATACGGTGATCCATCAGCGGGCGCAAAAATGCGGGACTACATCACAGCACTTCCGGACAACACCCTTATCCTCATCGCCATTCGGGATACAGGGAACAGCTACGTCACAGATGCCCATGAGGCACTGCGGTCGATCGGCGCCAAAGATCCCCTGACTCCGGCTTTTCGAGCCTCGTGGTGGCTGATTGGTCACAAGGGGGGATCACGTGATTGGGTGAAGCAGGGAGGTGCTGACCAATTCAAAGGGCCGTCAGGGGGAAACACGAGTATCCCCAGGGAGGGGTGCTTTCTTAACGGCCATCCGACGGAAGAGTGGTGTTATCTGTGA
- the LOC5517227 gene encoding uncharacterized protein LOC5517227 — protein MSAMKDITNRSPSTRCPRRSNSSDDDIFVDFSTPVSRSLRSTRRRNTSPPGLDLRGQNFASNSERIVEEDGRTSRLSFTPELISMPLVLFTPTTASEEGKRSRFSSFSLESCRPRKKLRLDVTETSENTLQDTLQNLSKQQLVELISGFISERHPELSQEFENILPEPDLREMEERLRILKRNIFKAFPRRTRSVCSSRDAFSFRRVNSQILAFKKECIDQGKSLLSSKLWKAVVEYVFMACSYVDDLPVWESPAHNCSKNNSFKMLALQCKTALTKGEFTLEELNEYQQRLDVICSSNEHFCPCLKQVKSLIASHQFS, from the exons ATGTCAGCAATGAAAGACATAACGAACCGAAGTCCTAGCACTCGGTGTCCAAGACGCTCAAACTCCTCTGATGATGatatatttgtggattttagCACACCGGTGTCTCGAAGTTTGCGCTCCACTCGAAGGCGAAACACGAGCCCCCCTGGGCTTGATCTTAGAGGGCAAAACTTTGCCTCAAATAGCGAACGAATTGTTGAAGAAGATGGTAGAACTTCGAGATTATCATTCACACCGGAGCTAATATCTATGCCATTGGTATTATTCACCCCTACGACGGCAAGCGAAGAAGGAAAACGATCCAGATTTTCTAGCTTTTCGCTCGAGTCGTGCAGACCAAGAAAAAAGCTCCGACTCGATGTCACTGAGACCTCGGAAAACACGCTCCAAGATACACTCCAGAATCTCTCAAAACAGCAGTTAGTCGAATTGATTAGCGGCTTTATATCTGAGAGACACCCTGAACTTTCTCAG GAATTCGAGAATATTCTGCCAGAACCTGACCTCAGAGAAATGGAGGAAAGGCTGCGAATCTTGAAGAGGAATATTTTCAAAGCTTTCCCGAGGAGAACTCGAAGCGTTTGTTCGTCAAGAGACGCCTTCAGCTTTCGACGTGTCAACTCTCAGATCCTAGCTTTCAAg AAAGAATGCATCGACCAGGGCAAAAGCCTTCTGTCATCAAAGTTATGGAAGGCTGTGGTTGAATATGTCTTCATGGCGTGCTCTTATGTAGATGATCTGCCTGTGTGGGAAAGCCCGGCTCATAACTGCAGTAAAAACAACAGCTTCAAGATGCTGGCCCTACAGTGTAAAACTGCCTTAACAAAAGGCGAATTCACTTTAGAGGAACTAAATGAATATCAGCAAAG gTTGGATGTTATATGTTCATCAAATGAGCACTTTTGCCCTTGCCTCAAGCAAGTCAAATCTTTGATAGCAAGCCATCAATTCTCATAA